Sequence from the Bacillus thuringiensis genome:
TCGTCACTTAACCAGAGACCTCGTCCAAATGTTCCGCAATATACACGGTTTTGTTGGAATGGATCAATGGCGATACAGGTAGGTTGCATATTTTGTAAGTGATACGTTGCTTCATAGTTACCATATTGTTCTTTCACTACAACAAGTTCACGTTCCATACAGAGAAATAAACGTTTCATTTTCGTAACCTCCTTAAAAATTCTTTTATTAGTAAACAATATGAAAATAAAAAAGAAGTAGTCTTGTTTTATTTGAGAAAAAGGGATTGTTTAAAAAGTAGCGAAGTGTGTATACAGAGGAAGTGGGCGTTTACGAACAGTCAATTCGGGATAAAGACGGGGAGTTTGTTTTATACTAATGTACAGATATTGTAAGTAAAGGAGCATTTGTATGGGACATTCACATGATCACGGTCATTCTAATAATAAAAAGGCGCTACTAATTGCTTTTGTATTAACGACAAGTTTTATGATTGCTGAAGTTATTGGGGGATTTGTAACAAATAGCTTAGCACTACTATCTGACGCGGGGCATATGCTAAGTGATGCGGTATCTTTAGCTTTAAGTTTACTTGCGTTTAAGCTCGGAGAAAAAACAGCAACAACTGCGAAAACATACGGGTATAAGCGCGTCGAAATGTTAGCGGCATTATGTAACGGTGTCGTTCTTATTGTCATTTCAGTGTACATTTTTATTGAAGCAATTCGCCGTTTTAAAGAGCCAGTTGAGATTGCTAGTAATGGAATGCTCATTATTGCTGTACTTGGTCTGCTTATTAATATTTTATCAGCTTGGATATTAATGAGAGGCGGCGATGTGAAGGGAAATTTGAATTTAAGAAGTGCTTTCTTACACGTATTAGGCGATCTATTAGGATCAGTTGGAGCGATTATTGCTGCGCTACTTATTAAATTTTTCGGATGGACTGCTGCAGATGCGATTGCTAGTATTCTTGTGTCTATTTTAGTCATTATTAGTGGATGGCGTGTAACACGTGATACGGTCCATATATTAATGGAAGGTGCACCGCAGAACATAAATGTTGAAGAGGTAAAAAGTACATTATTAAATATTACGGTTGTAAAAGAAGTTCATGATTTGCACATATGGTCTGTCACATCGGATTTTCAAGTATTAACTTGCCACTTGATTATTAAAGGAAATGAAACACAAAGTGTATTAAAAGAGGCTACGGAAGTATTAAAAGAGAAGTTTCATGTAGAACATGTCACTATTCAAGTAGAAATAGATGGTGAATTTCATCATAGTGAGACAACTTGCAAAGTATGAAAGAAAAAGGATAAGAAAAAGTGTCATAACATTTTTCGCGCGGCATACATATATATAATGTGGCCACAAATACTTTGTAAGGTAAATATTTCATGAAATTACTTTACTTATAAAGAGTCATCTTTTATAATCAAAGTGGTAATTGATAAAGATTATCATTTTCAATGATCGTAGAAAGGAGTTTTTTTAAAAGATGAGTAGTCAACTCCGTTTTGCTGTTGAAAATCGTAAGAGGCATTTAATTGATGAGTTAATTGGGGCAGGTGTGTTTAAAATTCGCGACCGACAATTATACGAGCTGTCTTTAGAGGAATTGGAAAAAGAGTACGAAGATATGGAAGATTATGCAAATATTCAGGCATAGCTATATAGATTAGTAAAAGGAGAGCTGGTTACGGTTTTGTATAACCAGCTCTATTATTATTTCGTAGAAATTATTTTTGATATTTCTTTCATTGGGCGGAGCCAGTTTTGAGACATCATTTGTTCCATTTGTTTTTCGTCCTGCTTTTGCAGTGCTTGAATGATAGAGTGATGTTCTTCAATAGATTGACTTGCTGGAACAAAGTTTTGGAAAAATAAATATTCAAGGCGTAAAACGTGAAGTTGCATATTTTCTAGAAATGGTTCGATATATTGATTTTTAGCAATAGAAGAAATTGCATTGTGAAATTGTATATCTAATTCTAAAGCTTGTTTTGCGTTTTTTTTCTCTATAGAGTACTGAAAATCATTATTTATTTCAGAAAGTAGTTTCAAATCAGCTTCTGTAGTGTGTTGAAGTGCTTGCTTACCTATAATAGAGTGAAGACCAGCCATCGTTTCATAAATGATAGGAATGTCGTCTAGCTTAATGGGAGCAATTTTTGTTTTTTGCC
This genomic interval carries:
- a CDS encoding cation diffusion facilitator family transporter codes for the protein MGHSHDHGHSNNKKALLIAFVLTTSFMIAEVIGGFVTNSLALLSDAGHMLSDAVSLALSLLAFKLGEKTATTAKTYGYKRVEMLAALCNGVVLIVISVYIFIEAIRRFKEPVEIASNGMLIIAVLGLLINILSAWILMRGGDVKGNLNLRSAFLHVLGDLLGSVGAIIAALLIKFFGWTAADAIASILVSILVIISGWRVTRDTVHILMEGAPQNINVEEVKSTLLNITVVKEVHDLHIWSVTSDFQVLTCHLIIKGNETQSVLKEATEVLKEKFHVEHVTIQVEIDGEFHHSETTCKV
- the fbpA gene encoding Fur-regulated basic protein FbpA; translated protein: MSSQLRFAVENRKRHLIDELIGAGVFKIRDRQLYELSLEELEKEYEDMEDYANIQA
- a CDS encoding GntR family transcriptional regulator, with protein sequence MPIPQDYKKQGRVSAKSLVLNQLQDWIIEGVLQPDEKINDGELAEALGVSRTPVREALQILELSGLVEMVPGQKTKIAPIKLDDIPIIYETMAGLHSIIGKQALQHTTEADLKLLSEINNDFQYSIEKKNAKQALELDIQFHNAISSIAKNQYIEPFLENMQLHVLRLEYLFFQNFVPASQSIEEHHSIIQALQKQDEKQMEQMMSQNWLRPMKEISKIISTK